A window from Granulicella tundricola MP5ACTX9 encodes these proteins:
- a CDS encoding sensor histidine kinase, translating to MAVSEDCQRLASRSPIPAHESERLKTLRAYGVLDTLPEQSYEDITKLAAFICETPISLISLVDSDRQWFKSERGLGAHQTPRSQSFCANTLVDAQTLIVTDARTDPRFKDNPLVLGDPNIRFYAGAPIVAPGGLVMGTVCVIDTEPRELSADQIEALEALARQVMVLFEHRTSIARVEEALGSSKEAQRHQGELAAIVSSSDDAILSKDLNGIITSWNVGASRIFGYSSQEMVGESILKLIPDELHSDETLIIGKVRNGERVEHFETERLTKDGRRIEVALTVSPVRDAFGNVIGASKVLRDISARKLIEKSLLQAEKIAAAGRMASTIAHEVNNPLEAVTNLLYLLRPLIVDTAGLAYLATAESEIARISNIAKQTLGFYHEHTAVSSVSVSDLVQHAVAVYEPRCTLNGIVIEKSLRSTQMLFLRQGETMQIVSNLIANSMYAMPSGGTLGVSTEDINGEDSGVLITIRDTGVGIAAQHIPKVFDAFFTTRSAIGTGIGLFVAKQFVEGHGGRIELQSNDDLQKHGTAVRIYLPLQTSYEGSPLLGSDAVPKQDQ from the coding sequence GTGGCCGTTTCGGAGGATTGTCAGCGTTTGGCGTCAAGATCACCCATACCGGCTCACGAATCCGAACGGCTAAAGACCTTGCGCGCGTACGGCGTTCTCGACACTTTGCCAGAACAAAGTTACGAAGACATAACTAAATTAGCAGCATTCATCTGTGAAACACCGATCTCGCTAATCTCGCTGGTCGACAGCGATCGACAGTGGTTCAAGTCAGAGCGTGGTCTCGGTGCCCACCAAACGCCTCGCTCCCAAAGTTTTTGCGCGAATACCCTCGTGGACGCGCAGACGCTGATCGTGACAGACGCACGAACAGATCCTCGCTTCAAAGACAATCCACTGGTTCTGGGTGATCCCAACATACGCTTCTATGCCGGAGCGCCGATTGTTGCTCCTGGCGGCCTTGTCATGGGAACTGTGTGTGTTATTGATACGGAACCTCGCGAACTGTCCGCGGATCAGATCGAGGCGCTTGAGGCGCTTGCTCGCCAAGTCATGGTCTTGTTCGAACATCGAACGTCGATAGCCCGTGTGGAAGAAGCGCTTGGAAGCTCAAAAGAAGCCCAGCGGCACCAGGGTGAACTCGCTGCCATCGTCTCCTCGTCCGATGACGCGATCTTGAGCAAAGATCTAAATGGCATCATCACAAGCTGGAACGTTGGGGCGAGTCGCATTTTTGGCTATAGCTCACAGGAGATGGTGGGAGAATCAATCCTCAAACTCATCCCCGACGAGCTTCACTCCGACGAGACGCTGATAATCGGGAAGGTTCGCAACGGAGAACGGGTTGAGCACTTCGAAACCGAACGCCTAACCAAAGATGGTCGGCGCATCGAAGTCGCCCTCACCGTATCGCCAGTCAGAGATGCATTTGGAAATGTGATCGGGGCTTCAAAAGTTCTGCGTGACATCTCCGCGCGCAAGTTAATCGAAAAGTCCCTTTTACAGGCAGAGAAAATTGCCGCTGCGGGCCGGATGGCTTCAACCATCGCCCATGAGGTCAACAACCCTCTCGAAGCCGTCACGAATCTGCTCTACCTACTGCGTCCTCTGATCGTGGACACGGCTGGCCTCGCATATCTGGCTACTGCTGAAAGTGAAATTGCCCGAATCTCTAACATAGCGAAGCAAACTCTCGGCTTCTACCATGAGCACACCGCAGTGAGCTCAGTTTCTGTTTCTGATCTTGTGCAACACGCGGTCGCCGTCTATGAGCCGCGATGCACGCTCAACGGTATTGTTATCGAGAAATCATTGCGCTCCACCCAAATGCTTTTTCTGCGCCAGGGTGAAACGATGCAAATAGTCTCGAACCTCATTGCGAACTCAATGTACGCGATGCCCAGCGGCGGGACGCTGGGCGTATCAACCGAAGACATCAACGGCGAAGATAGCGGCGTTCTTATTACGATCCGAGACACCGGCGTCGGCATTGCAGCTCAGCACATACCTAAGGTCTTCGATGCATTCTTTACAACTCGTAGTGCGATAGGCACCGGCATCGGTCTCTTTGTCGCAAAGCAATTTGTCGAAGGACATGGCGGCCGAATCGAGTTGCAGAGTAATGACGACCTGCAAAAGCATGGGACAGCGGTAAGAATTTACCTGCCTCTCCAAACATCTTACGAAGGATCGCCGCTGCTTGGAAGCGATGCGGTCCCTAAGCAGGATCAATAA